taatattttattttatttgaaagtcaattttttaacaaataatacttaaattttatatttaaaactaaagttattaattatagtttacttattaaaaattactcatatattttacatattgatAACATATTTAAGTTGAACttaaatataatcaatataACATATTAAAACAACTTAATATTCTGGTAAATTACTTCCGGATCTAAAAAGATCGTTAGAATATTGTCCAAACGAAATGGATGGACATGGAACTTGTTGATTTTATTGCTGGTAGATTCAAATATCAGATGATGAAGATAACCGATTTCAAGAATTTTTAAGTCGAttgaaaaatatcaaagataaaaaaaaaaatctcatttcaTAATGCATCAGTTGATTATTtatgagaaaaatataataataatgatgGTTAGATAATGTCTACTTTGccttattatttttgtttaatgtttttgtaattaaatgtttaaattaaataatatttcatttttatgaaaaaattccAAAAGATATAATGAATGAGTTAATTTTCAACATTTATAAGTGAAAAGGCTGTcaattgtaaaattaaaaagaatctcttaaaaatattcttgtttagaggagaaaatagaggaatacattggagacaaactcacctctattatagagtttccctattatagatgaaaaaatagaggaatacattggagatggtcttagtaTCATGAAATATGGTTTCTATTTTACGTAGTGTGATATTGTAAGGAGCAATAATTtatactagattaagatccgcgccttgcgcgggataaacattatatatataaattattttatgtattatatgttcttacatattatgaaataataaatatatattaaataattaaaagtcagtaactattacatatataattaaattggtgcgaacgtataaatcaattttattaatccaaacatttttaaaaaaatatttgataggatatgtaattaaatttaaatgatattaacatacatagtatatttttaatattaatgtctatttttttttaaatgatgctttttactcatatgtttttttatcatgtgtatttttaatagcaaaaactttaaattactgataacaaaattttcattgtgggattaataattttagtaattgataatttaaaaacatttatcaaaaaaaattattcaaagtaaattttgaaactaaaatatttatttattcaatatggtttatagtttaatttagaatgatatatatatatatatatatatatatatatatttttaaatcttaatgattaattaaattagacttttacttatatgattttgtaatcatttgtattttgtcataacaaaaattttaaaccatggatcgcaaaatttgaatgtgagatttttaacagttttagtaatttatagtcattttttaaaattcaaaatataacatatgcagaaaaatctaaatttttataatatggttattgtttttttaaaaaaaatattttaatattttaaaaattaaacaaatttgatagaagatatattttttatagatctttattattcaaaatcattaattgtcatatatactttacacacattaggcaattccgtaatctttatttaaggaaataataaatgatattaataatgaatttatggttagtttaataaaaaacttattatataattagatggaccaacttatttctctaataattctaagaatcatcctagtgatgacatgtggctacaaaaagaagttgtaatgttttacaaataatatataagggatttgtATACACATTTTCCCAATTAATTACAGTTTTTTTGGGTAAATGTTAAATTAGTCATGACTGATAAGCAAATTAAGGgaagataattataattatattatagcGTGTGGGGGAAATGAATATATTAAAGTACGGAGTTATCTGTAGAATGAGAAACGCGATTATGTTAACTGACGGCAAATTCAGTGGATTATCGGTAAGTAAAAGATTTGTGcagaaaaattcaaacatgaTAACGTTGATTCTCTAGAAATTGAAGAATAACGCCATTGATGTGGGAGAAGCTTTGCTTAAGAGAGGAATAATGGTAGAAGGAAAATGCAAGAGGTGTGGTGAGATGGAATCCACTATCCATGTAATGTTCCTCTGCCCATTTGCAAGAAAAGTCTGGGAGAAAGTCCCATCGATATTTGTTCATGGGACCTTGGCGGTGAGATCAATTGATGAATTACTAAAGGCCTGCACCAGGATGATACAACTCCCACCAGTGGGCATGACTAACCCCTTGTACCCGTGGCTTTTGTGGGTACTTTGGACTAGCATAAACCAATTTATGTTTGAGGATAAGTCTTTTTCTGAAACAGAGGTGTTAGGTAAAGCGTTGAAGCATGCGAGAGAGTGGCAAGACTCGACTGCACACACCAAACCCCCACTGGTTCGCCTAACGACTGCTCCATTAACAACGCTACTCAAACTCAACCGCCGGAGAATTCGTTTCTCTGTTTTTCAGATGCAGCTTGGAATAGTGCCTCTTATGCAGGAGGATGGGGATGGATATGCTCAGACTCTGCCGGTGCTACTCTCCTGCGAATTTCGATATCTTGTGCTACGGTGGCCTCGGCCCTTGTGGCAGAAGCTCTGGCTCTCAAGGCAGCAATCGTAGCTGCGAAATCTCTTAACATCAAGGACCTAATATGTTGCTCAGATTCAAAAGGCCTGATCAATCTGATCACAAGAAATACATTTGTGATTGCGCTCCAAGGAATTCTCCATGACATAAGTGCGTTGAGCAATTCCTTCTCTTCTATCGTGTTTTAAGTTCGATCCTCGGCGTTGTAATACAGCTGCTGACCGTTTGGCTAAAGAGGCACTTTTCTAATTCCAAAACTCTTCTTTTATGAGAGAAAACCTTGTCATCtaagtttctattttatatgaagTAATGTTTGacggaaaaaaataataataatgttgaTTCTCGTTTCTTTTATACTCCATAGAAATGAACCAAAACGACGTTATCATGACGACGTCACCTGAGAATCCCGATGGAGATCTTCAGAACTTAAGTACTTTGCAGACTTGCAGTTGTAAAGTGACTTCAATTTAACTCTTACAGTCCTACTAGAGTTTGTACAGTCTCTATAGATTCACATGAAAAATTGAcccctctttttttttatgtcacagaaatatttaattaaaagagCCAAAAAGACAGCCCAAGCCCAAGAGGGGTTTGGTCGATTCTCCAAGATGCTCTGCCACTGAGAGAAAATCTCCAAAGAAGAGGAGTCACCACAGAAGTCAAATGCCCTCGGTGCAAGAGTATTGAATCTCCTATCCATATCTTTTTCCTGTGTCCGTTTGCACAAAAGATCTGGAGCAGAATCCCGCTAAAAGAAACAGTTCACATAGCTGTCACAGACACTTTCAAAACTGCAGTGGTCCGGTTCCGATCAGCCATATGCCTACCGCCAAGTGGAGCCCCCTCTATATAATGTATCCTATGTAATTAGTAATCCATGTCATGAGGATTGTATCACAGTTATAACATTACCCCTCTATCcacatccatatatatatattgccatTAGCTTCTTGTTTTATTGATCAACTGGttactttatttaaaataaaagctgAATATAAGTTTATAAAGTAATTACgtataaataaagaaatttcAGTATAGTTGCTAAGGGCATCCTCAAAGGGGGAGCAGTTAGGTGTGTGCTTAGAGTGAAAATAgtagtataatattgtatttagGCTAGGAACATGGGACATTCTCAAAAGGAGATCACTTAATTAAGGGTGTGcttaaccaaataaaattaattaaataatgtaacaaaaaaacttattttaaaattgattccaaaaaaaaaagaaacacaaaataCAATTGGAAATTTGTATGAAACaaacatattatttaattaaacaaacaaacattttatttaattaatacaaattttaatatcCAAATTTATTCCATATATTCTCAATCAAATCCTCTTTCAATTGGTGATGTGcctgtctatcacgaattcttgtGTGACCATCACCAAAACCCTTGAGATTTGAAGCCATACTTACTGAAAATGAACGACCCGGAGTAGTTCCGGTTCCATTTTCTTGTTCCAATTCTTGTTCGAGAGTGTATGAATCTCGTTCATCTtcaacaatcatattatggagtatgagaCATGCTCGCATAATATATGCTATTTTACCTTTCGACCATAAAAGAGATGGATTTTTAATTATCGCGAATCTAGATTGGAGGACTACGAATGCACGCTCAACATCTTTTCGCACACCTTCTTGATGTTCTGCAAACAAACGATGTTTCGGGTGTTGTGGTCGTGGGATGGATTTAACAAATGTCGCCCATTCGGGGTAGATGCCATCCGTCAGGTAGTAAGCCAAATTATACTCCCTTCCGTTGACATTGTACTTCAGTTCGGGAGCTCGACCGTAAATAATGTCATTAAATACTGGTGATTGGTCAAGTACATTTAAATCGTTACAAGTACCTGGCGCTCCAAAAAATGCGTGTCATATCCATAGATCTTCTGAAGCCACCGCCTCCAAAACAATTGTTGGTTTATCGGTGcctcgtgaatacattcctttccaagcggttgggCAATTCTTCCATTTCcagtgcatacagtcgatgctgccAACCATCCCGGGAAAACCCCGTCGTTCTCCATAAAAGAGTAGCCTTCGAAGATCATCTTCTGTGGGTCGGCGTAGGTATTCATCGCCAAACAAGTCAACTATTCCGACGACGAAGTGTTCCAAACATGCACGAGCCGTTGTTTCGCCAATACGTATATATTCGTCAACACCATCCGCCGCACCCCCATATGCTAATAGTCGAATAGCTGCAGTACATTGTTGTAACGGTGATACACCATCCCGGAAGGTTGCATCCTTTTTTGGTCGAAAATATGGAACTTCTGCAGTGAGACGATTGACAATACGCAAGAACAATGATTTGTTCATTCGAAATCGTCTACGAAATAACTTCTCCGGGTAAGTCGATTATCACTAAAATAATCGTTCCATAACCGATTGTGACCTTCTTCCCGCTTTCTATCGATATAGATACGTTTATTCTTTGCGGCCGGCATTTCCTCTGCAGCAGCTTCTAATTCTTTATCAAATTGCTCTTGAAAAAATTGATCTAAACTATCATCATTTGCATCATAATGATAGTGAAAATTGTTGGAAGAAGATGCCATGAaagcaaaatattattaagataGAGAAAGGAGTAAGTGAGAGAAGAGAATTGTATGTTCATTAGGAAAGAAGAGACTTGTATTTATAGGTATTATAGAAGCTCAATTATTTGGGTTGCTACTATCACATGTAGTTGGCATGTAGTTATAAACGAAGAATCACTATGAATCAGAATCACATCGAGTTGTCCCAAATAATTGAGCTTCTATAATACCTATAAATACAAGTCTCTTCTTTCCTAATGAACATACAATTCTCTTCTCTTCTACACGTGATAGTTGCTACTCCGACAGTACATGTCACAAAATACATGTCACTACATGATTACCAAACTGACAGTACATGATACACAAAATACAATAGATCATTTCACCTTCTTAAACTAAATACAATAGCGCCACAGCCATTGCTACCACAATGCAGCAAATACAATAAGGCCACATCAATGGTCTGCAAGGCTTTGCAGATCCCTGAGCTGAAACCCTCTCCAGGTGCACCACCCTCTGGTCTGCAAGGCTTTGCAGATCCCTGAGCTGCATCAGTTGTGTTCCGTAATCAGGTTCAGCTTGAGCCTCCTCTTCACAGCCAGTGTATCCAACCTCAGCAAGACCAAGTTGCAGAGCATAGTAATGGGCTGTTTATTCCATAGTCGTAGATAGAGTCAAGTCCCATGTCTTCTTCAACCTGAAACCAAAAAACAGAGTTTGTTATTAGTTTAGAAGTTTACACTTGTGCAAGAATGAAACTAAAACATAATTCATCAAAACAAGAGAAGACAATACTGATTCATTAAAACATATCCTGAAACCAAACTGGTTCATTACAAGACTCGTTTCCTAAAGCATAAAACATATCAAAGACAGAGGCAAACAAACTTGCAACAGACAGTTCAAAGTTCCTTAAATAGTTGACGCATTAGGCTCTTTTTAATGACTTTCTCATCTTCATCAAGAGTGTCATTGCGGGCAATGAGGGTATCAAGAAGTGACATCTTTTGGAGTTCTTTCTTCACGTCCAAATCTTTCTGTTTGATCTCCCATATCTGACTAATGTTCGAAGCTGGGGCATCCTTGTCTTTCCCTTTGTTCCTTAACCTTTTCATGGCCTTTATACCAGGAGGCCTGCTCTCATGCTCACCAACAACAGATACTGTAGATGGTGCTGCATCATCGGCTTTTCTCTTGTTAGAGCTGGTTGTCTTCGGAGTTGGGTTCATAGGGGTGTGGTCGCTCCATTTATGTTCAAACCACAGGACATTCCACGCATACTCCAAACCAAACTTCTTCTTATACAGCAAAGTGAAGATTTTGTGAGCATTCTGCAGAATGTCCAAATCATTCATCCCACTAGCTTTCTCACGCTTTGCATCTGCATAGGTTCCACAGAACCTGCTCACTTCGCGAGAAATCTTTTGCCACCGTTGTCTACAATGCTCATGGTTTCTTGGCTCAGCACCATCAAGTACATGAGTACTTGATGCATAATAATCGGCTATACGCTTCCAAAAGCACCCACCCCTTTGGTCATTGCCAACAATGGAATCCTTCGATGTGTTTAACCAGCCACTTATTAGGACTAAGTCATCTTGTGTGGACCATATCCTTCTCTCTCTACGCTCTTCTGGTGTCTCTTCTGCTTGACTAGGAGGTTGACTCGGCTGGGAACTCGGTTGTGGACTAAGAAAAGGGGTTTGGGTTTGAGAAGAGGAGAAGTTTACACTGGGAGAGAATCTATCATAAGGGAAGTTAAGAAGACTAAAGTATGATTGAGACTGACTAGGATTATTGTTTGAATCCATAGGAAACGATTTCatacaaagaagaagatgatgaagagagATTGAGTTCACAATCTCGGGTTTAAATGGTAGTAGTTGTAGTTAATTCTTAGCTAATAACCATTACCTACTTCCATCAACTCAGACACTTATTGCAAACATTAGAGTGTTTTGTTAAAGCTTACAATATCATTTAAGTCTAAGTTTTGTTGGTTAGCTTTCATATCACTTTAGCTTTCATATCACTTTATAGTTTTGTGAGTTAAACCATGAAACTAGTTAACTCAAAGCAAACTGATACACGAGAAGAGAAAGACGAAATCAAAAGCTAACTAAACTATTCAACTAaacacaacaacaactcaaTTCAAGCATTGGCTATTGAAAAAACATATGACTAACCTTTTACTTTCGATAAAGGCTTGTTTGTTGTTGCTTAGCCGGTTTAACTCTCGGCCTGACTATCAGCAACTTCAATCctcagaaacaaaacaaaagagaatcTTAAGCTTCCAATTTTCTTAAGAACCTAAACGAAGCCATAAACAAGATCGACTTCCTATTTTCTTAAGAATCTAACCGTAAACAATGTATATGATCGATTAAAACGCTTAACCCATACCAACAAACCTAAACCGATGAGAACGATAAACGAAGGAGACGAGGAGACGAGGAGAGAAAAGATCAGAGACAAAATTTTGTTAAGAATCTAACCGTAAACAATGGATAAGATCGATTAAAACGCTTAACCCATACCTACAAACCTAAATCGATGAGGAGGAGATAAAAGATCGATTCACGGTGTGCTTCGGTCGGAAATCGAACGGAACTGGCTTCTTCCGTTCATCGCCGTTTGTGGATTCGAGAGACAGAGAGATAGATCGCAAACCCTAGAAAATGGGAAAAAGAAAAACCCGTGTTCCCTTTCATTTTTTCGACCAATACACACTTGCCACGTCGACCAGCACTTCCCTTAAGCACAGCTCTTCGACAAGTCCTCCCAAACTGCTCTTAGCCCACTTTTGGATTAAATCCAAATATATTAAGCCCAAGCACACCCCATGTGCTCCCCCTTTGAAGATGGCCTAACAATTCCGAATATAAGTACAATTGAATTATTGAAGTATGAGTCCGTATCTCAGGCACTCGAGTTCCAGTTCTCTGTTACCATAGGGATTAGGGTGGATGAAGTACGTCAGCAGGTCCCGCCAAAGTATATACACaatattttgttcaaaagattatttaagttaagttttaatagttttttgcGGTTGGGATGTTATTTAATTAAGACAACCAGACTAATATTTTGTAAgttattattattcttattattatttttaaaactattttatacattatttttgtttgaacaCTTTTACCTTCCATACTAAAGGTTTAAATGTTCATACATTGCTAGGTAGATATGCTAATTGCTAGGTACAATTAGGCTTGCGAAGCACCTAACGTATTTACAGAGAGATTTTTTATGGAGAGAGACTATTTACAGAATTGTATTAGGTAAAATGTAGGTATTTTTTTCAGTCAAAACAATCATGAAAACAAAATGTAGGTATCAAATTGCTTGgagatcttcttttttttaatcaaattgcTTGAGATCTTCATATGTGCTAATTGCTAAACCCGTGATGTAATGCGAAAACAAGAAGACAAGAACTAATAATTACGTGcactttaatatttaatttactgTAATACTTCATTGGAGTGCTTTGGTTCCTGTCTCAATTTTGTGGTCCATCTTAGCCAAAAGAGGAAATACTTTcatgtaaaaataaatgtaacagAACAAACATTtgcttaatgttttttttaacatcagTTGCTTACTGTTCGAACACACAGTTTATCATTTCATCTCATTATTTCCCATGCAGACGAAAAATCCTGTAATGATTGTTTCAAACATGATTATACAACACATTAATTCGAATCTACTTTCCcgttttttatcattttctggCGGAACTCAGAATATAGTTTTTGCAAAGTTATAATTCGTTACGGTGTTGaactttttttggtaaaaagtgTTGAACTTATTATATAGTTGCACGAGGTTTTTAACTCGTATAATTTACTTAAAACACGTCTAATATTTTTAAGCGAAAAATTATTCTTCATAGTTATCACTCATTATAggatcatttttattcttagctggaatgtattaatatatattaaattctctttcataatacatgaacatcgttttaattttttgtcaataaatttattaaaacttcataatattttctatattggGGGACTAAAACActacaaaatcgctattctctagagaaacggagaaaaaaaatatttcaaacctctttgaccttcatcatatgttagtgcatgatgaaactatgcaataaaacaatattgtcatttttttgaatttttctcaaattctatgtgttaatccctacgaaaatattgaatttttcggtaaatgatctatataccGAAGTCTATGattttaagtgttgttttaaaatttagtaaaacttcataatactctctaaattggtggactaaccactataaaatcgtcatgatctttagtgttgttttaaaatttctaaacacattttacatttgtattaatgtattaaactctttttcatggtagatgaacatcgttttaattttttatcatttaattttgtaaaacttcataatactccttaatcGGTTGACTAACCAGTATAAAaccgctattctctagagaaacatagacaacaaaggtctaaaacctctttgaacttcatcatatgttaatgcaggacgcaattatgcattaaaacaatattttcatatttttgaatttttataaaaatctatgtgttaatctatatgaaaatattgaatttttcggtaaatgctctatatactgaagcctatgatctttagtgttgttttaaaatttataaacacatttacatttatattaatatatattaaactctcgttttaattttttatctataaatttagtaaaacttcataatacttcctaaattggtggactaactataaaatcgttatgattttttagtgttgttttaaaaattctaaacacattctatatttgtattaatgtatattaaactctctttcatggtacatggacattattttaatttttttatcaattaattttgcaaaacttcataatacttccaaaattggtggactaacgagtataaaatcgttattctctagagaaatagagacatcaaatgttccaaacctcttcgaacttcatcatatgttagcgcatgatgcaactatacattaattcagtattgtcatatttatgaatatttctcaaaatctatgtgttaacccatacgaaaatattgagtttttcagaaatgttctatatacttaagcctatgatctttagtgttgtttcaaattttctaagcagattttacatttgtattaatgtatattaaattctcttttatggtacatggacatcgtttcaattttttgtcaattaatttagtaaaacttcataatactccctaaattggtggaataaccaatataaaatcgttactctctagagaaacggagataacaaaagttccaaatatctttgaccttcatcatatgttagtgcatgatgcaactatgcattaaaacaatattgtgatattttgaatttttctaaaaatccatgtgttaacccatacaaaaatattgagtttttccgTAAATGCTTTaaatattgaagcctatgatctttagtgttgttttaaaatttcaacatattctacatttgtattaacgtatattaaactctttttcatggtatatgggcattgtttaattttttatcaattaatt
The window above is part of the Brassica napus cultivar Da-Ae chromosome C3, Da-Ae, whole genome shotgun sequence genome. Proteins encoded here:
- the LOC106362080 gene encoding glutathione S-transferase T3-like produces the protein MDSNNNPSQSQSYFSLLNFPYDRFSPSVNFSSSQTQTPFLSPQPSSQPSQPPSQAEETPEERRERRIWSTQDDLVLISGWLNTSKDSIVGNDQRGGCFWKRIADYYASSTHVLDGAEPRNHEHCRQRWQKISREVSRFCGTYADAKREKASGMNDLDILQNAHKIFTLLYKKKFGLEYAWNVLWFEHKWSDHTPMNPTPKTTSSNKRKADDAAPSTVSVVGEHESRPPGIKAMKRLRNKGKDKDAPASNISQIWEIKQKDLDVKKELQKMSLLDTLIARNDTLDEDEKETSLVMNQFGFRICFNESVEEDMGLDSIYDYGINSPLLCSATWSC